From one Meles meles chromosome 18, mMelMel3.1 paternal haplotype, whole genome shotgun sequence genomic stretch:
- the FZD2 gene encoding frizzled-2 translates to MRPRSALPRLLLPLLLLPAAGPAQFHGEKGISIPDHGFCQPISIPLCTDIAYNQTIMPNLLGHTNQEDAGLEVHQFYPLVKVQCSPELRFFLCSMYAPVCTVLEQAIPPCRSICERARQGCEALMNKFGFQWPERLRCEHFPRHGAEQICVGQNHSEDGTPALLTTAPPPGLQPGAGGTPGGPGGGGGSPPRYATLEHPFHCPRVLKVPSYLSYKFLGERDCAAPCEPARPDGSMFFSQEETRFARLWILTWSVLCCASTFFTVTTYLVDMQRFRYPERPIIFLSGCYTMVSVAYIAGFVLQERVVCNERFSEDGYRTVVQGTKKEGCTILFMMLYFFSMASSIWWVILSLTWFLAAGMKWGHEAIEANSQYFHLAAWAVPAVKTITILAMGQIDGDLLSGVCFVGLNSLDPLRGFVLAPLFVYLFIGTSFLLAGFVSLFRIRTIMKHDGTKTEKLERLMVRIGVFSVLYTVPATIVIACYFYEQAFREHWERSWVSQHCKSLAIPCPAHYTPRMSPDFTVYMIKYLMTLIVGITSGFWIWSGKTLHSWRKFYTRLTNSRHGETTV, encoded by the coding sequence ATGCGGCCCCGCAGCGCCCTGCCCCGCCTGctcctgccgctgctgctgctgccggcCGCCGGGCCggcccagttccacggggagaAGGGCATCTCCATCCCAGACCACGGCTTCTGCCAACCCATCTCCATCCCGCTGTGCACGGACATCGCCTACAACCAGACCATCATGCCCAACCTTCTGGGCCACACGAACCAGGAGGACGCGGGCTTGGAGGTGCACCAGTTCTACCCGTTGGTGAAGGTTCAGTGCTCCCCCGAACTGCGCTTCTTCTTGTGCTCCATGTACGCGCCCGTGTGCACCGTGCTGGAGCAGGCCATCCCGCCGTGCCGCTCCATCTGCGAGCGCGCGCGCCAGGGCTGCGAGGCGCTCATGAACAAGTTCGGCTTCCAGTGGCCCGAGCGCCTGCGCTGCGAGCACTTTCCGCGCCACGGCGCCGAGCAGATCTGCGTGGGCCAGAACCACTCCGAGGACGGCACGCCGGCGCTGCTCACCACCGCGCCTCCACCGGGCCTGCAGCCGGGGGCCGGGGGCACCCCGGGCggcccgggcggcggcggcggctctcCCCCGCGCTACGCCACGCTGGAGCACCCGTTCCACTGCCCGCGCGTCCTCAAGGTGCCGTCCTATCTCAGCTACAAGTTCCTGGGCGAGCGCGACTGCGCGGCGCCCTGCGAGCCCGCGCGGCCCGACGGCTCCATGTTCTTCTCGCAGGAGGAGACGCGCTTCGCGCGCCTCTGGATCCTCACCTGGTCGGTGCTCTGCTGCGCCTCCACCTTCTTCACCGTCACCACCTACCTGGTGGACATGCAGCGTTTCCGCTACCCGGAGCGGCCCATCATCTTTCTGTCCGGCTGCTACACTATGGTTTCGGTGGCCTACATCGCGGGCTTCGTGCTCCAGGAGCGCGTCGTGTGCAACGAGCGCTTTTCCGAGGACGGCTACCGCACGGTCGTGCAGGGCACCAAGAAGGAGGGCTGCACCATCCTCTTCATGATGCTCTACTTTTTCAGCATGGCCAGTTCCATCTGGTGGGTCATCCTGTCGCTCACTTGGTTCCTGGCGGCGGGCATGAAGTGGGGCCACGAGGCCATCGAGGCCAACTCGCAGTACTTCCACCTGGCCGCGTGGGCCGTGCCGGCGGTCAAGACCATCACGATCCTGGCCATGGGCCAGATTGACGGCGACCTGCTGAGCGGCGTGTGCTTCGTGGGCCTCAACAGCCTGGACCCGCTGCGGGGCTTCGTGCTGGCGCCGCTCTTCGTGTACCTGTTCATCGGCACGTCCTTCCTCCTGGCCGGCTTCGTGTCCCTCTTTCGCATCCGCACCATCATGAAGCACGACGGCACCAAGACCGAGAAGCTGGAGCGGCTGATGGTGCGCATCGGCGTCTTTTCGGTGCTCTACACCGTGCCCGCCACCATCGTCATCGCCTGCTACTTCTACGAGCAGGCCTTTCGAGAGCACTGGGAGCGCTCGTGGGTGAGCCAGCACTGCAAAAGCCTGGCCATCCCGTGCCCGGCGCACTACACGCCGCGCATGTCGCCCGACTTCACCGTCTACATGATCAAATACCTCATGACGCTCATCGTGGGCATCACGTCGGGCTTCTGGATCTGGTCCGGCAAGACGTTGCACTCGTGGAGAAAGTTCTACACCCGGCTCACCAACAGCCGGCACGGCGAGACCACCGTGTGA